The Bubalus bubalis isolate 160015118507 breed Murrah chromosome 1, NDDB_SH_1, whole genome shotgun sequence genome includes a region encoding these proteins:
- the CEP97 gene encoding centrosomal protein of 97 kDa produces the protein MAAAPAAAALPPGEGSVVNWSGQGLQKLSPNLPCEADIHTLILDKNQIIKLENLEKCKRLVQLSVANNRLVRMMGVAKLTQLRVLNLPHNSIGYVEGLKELVHLEWLNLAGNNLKAMEQINTCTSLQHLDLSDNNIPQIGDVSKLVSLKTLLLHGNIITSLRMAPAYLPRCLAILSLAENEIRDLNEVSFLASLTELEQLSIMNNPCVMATPSIPGFDYRPYIVSWCLSLRVLDGYVISQKESLKAEWLYSQGKGRAYRPGQHIQLVQYLATVCPLTSTLGLQTAEDAKLEKILSKQRFHQRQLMNQSHNEESSPVESRASLVPEHSSPIQDGQVVPESEPVIQVNSWVGISSHDDQSHAVKNNFPTPVHTARYSRNDLHLEDIQTDEDKLNCSLLSSESTFMPVASGLSPVSPTVELRLQGINLSLEDDAAADESVKGPENQGLSNKEEEKALGAANENSVQMTKSAVGTGVNEKDGLLPCPEPTITSAGLKDHTHSLTSFPESVGCNVFHTQPYSEEARSQTASEKVPCRLLTQKSVPLGQDKVALQKLNEAATKLQACWRGFYARNYNPQARDVRYEIRLRRMQEHIVCLTGEIRRLRKERDEERIQKFVQEEAVRFLWNQVRSLQAWQQTVDQHLSSCHIDVPPISSTLVPSKPPLFTQSQEPSSDQNSDWFIAPDEAPQEKSLPEFPDSGFHSSLTEQVHSLQDSLDFEKSSTEGSESSTMGNSIDTVKYGKESDVGDVSEEHGEWSKEGSNNEQDNSLLEQYLTSVQQLDDADERRHFDEGMGDSKLHLPRSPERLDVLSDSASVDVAQGVSPALQYEVSQTPENCELNAEVQGQQSECDSTFQVLHVGIIV, from the exons ATGGCGGCGGCGCCAGCCGCCGCGGCTTTGCCTCCTGGAGAAG GATCAGTGGTCAATTGGTCAGGGCAAGGGCTACAGAAATTAAGCCCAAACTTACCCTGTGAAGCTGATATTCATACTTTGATTCTGGATAAAAATCAGATTATTAAATTGGAAAATCTTGAGAAATGCAAGCGATTAGTACAG ttgtcAGTGGCTAATAATAGGCTGGTGCGGATGATGGGTGTAGCCAAACTGACCCAACTCAGGGTGTTAAATTTGCCTCATAATAGCATTGGCTATGTGGAAGGCCTAAAGGAACTAGTTCATTTGGAATGGCTGAATTTGGCAGGAAATAATCTCAag GCCATGGAACAAATCAACACCTGCACCTCTCTACAACATCTCGATTTATCAGACAATAACATACCCCAGATAGGTGATGTATCTAAATTGGTATCACTGAAG ACCCTGCTTTTACATGGAAATATCATCACCTCTCTTAGAATGGCACCTGCTTATCTACCCAGATGTCTTGCTATACTTTCTTTGGCGGAAAATGAAATCCGGGACTTAAATGAG GTCTCTTTTCTGGCATCTTTAACTGAACTGGAACAGTTGTCAATCATGAACAATCCATGTGTGATGGCAACACCTTCCATCCCAGGGTTTGACTATCGGCCATACATCGTCAGCTGGTGCCTAAGCCTCCGAGTCCTAGATGGATATGTGATTTCTCAGAAGGAAAG TTTAAAAGCTGAATGGCTGTATAGTCAAGGCAAGGGGAGAGCGTATCGGCCTGGCCAGCACATCCAGCTTGTCCAGTATCTGGCTACAGTCTGTCCTCTCACTTCTACGCTGGGCCTTCAGACTGCAGAGGATGCCAAGCTAGAGAAGATTCTGAGCAAGCAGAG ATTTCACCAGAGGCAGTTAATGAACCAGAGCCACAATGAAGAGTCGTCTCCTGTTGAATCAAGGGCATCCCTTGTGCCAGAGCATTCCAGCCCCATTCAAGATGGCCAGGTAGTCCCAGAAAGCG AACCCGTCATCCAagtcaattcttgggttgggataAGCAGTCATGATGACCAATCACATGCTGTTAAGAATAACTTTCCAACCCCTGTACACACTGCAAGATATTCTCGAAATGACCTGCATCTGGAAGACATCCAGACCGATGAGGACAAGTTAAATTGCAGTCTCCTCTCTTCAGAGTCTACTTTTATGCCAGTTGCATCAGGACTGTCTCCAGTATCACCTACAGTGGAGCTGAGGCTGCAAGGCATTAACTTAagcctagaagatgatgctgctGCAGATGAATCTGTGAAAGGGCCTGAAAACCAGGGCTTATCAaacaaggaagaggaaaaggcttTGGGGGCTGCAAATGAGAATTCTGTTCAGATGACAAAAAGTGCAGTTGGTACAGGGGTAAATGAGAAAGATGGACTGTTACCTTGTCCTGAGCCAACAATCACCAGTGCTGGCTTGAAGGATCACACCCACAGTCTTACGTCTTTTCCTGAGTCAGTTGGATGCAATGTCTTCCATACGCAGCCATACAGTGAAGAAGCCAGGTCTCAAACAGCTTCAGAGAAAGTTCCCTGCAGGCTGTTAACCCAGAAATCTGTTCCTTTGGGACAAGATAAAGTTGCCCTCCAGAAACTGAATGAAGCAGCCACCAAGCTTCAGGCCTGTTGGCGGGGCTTTTATGCCAGGAACTACAACCCACAAGCTAGAGATGTGCGCTATGAAATCCGTCTTCGCAGGATGCAAGAACACATTGTCTGCCTAACTGGGGAAATAAGGAG attaagaaaagaaagagatgaagaaCGGATTCAAAAATTTGTTCAAGAAGAGGCTGTCAGATTCCTTTGGAACCAG GTAAGGTCTCTACAAGCTTGGCAACAGACTGTGGACCAGCATCTAAGTTCCTGCCATATTGATGTTCCCCCTATATCAAGTACTCTGGTGCCATCTAAACCTCCATTATTCACCCAAAGTCAGGAGCCGTCTTCTGATCAAAATTCTGATTGGTTCATTGCTCCTGATGAAGCTCCTCAAGAGAAATCCTTACCAGAATTTCCAGACTCTGGTTTTCATTCCTCCTTAACCGAACAAGTTCACAGTTTACAGGATTCTTTGGATTTTGAAAAAAGTTCCACAGAAGGTAGTGAAAGTTCCACAATGGGGAATTCCATTGACACTGTCAAgtatggcaaagagtcagacgtaggGGATGTTAGTGAAGAGCATGGTGAATGGAGTAAGGAAGGCTCAAACAATGAGCAGGATAATAGTCTGCTTGAACAGTATCTAACTTCAGTTCAGCAGCTAGATGATGCTGATGAGAGGAGACACTTTGATGAAGGGATGGGAGATAGTAAGCTTCACCTACCTCGTTCCCCTGAAAGGTTAGACGTCTTATCTGATAGTGCTTCTGTAGATGTTGCTCAAGGtgtatctcctgctttgcaatATGAAGTCAGCCAGACACCAGAGAATTGTGAATTAAATGCAGAAGTACAAGGGCAGCAGTCAGAATGTGATTCTACATTTCAGGTATTGCATGTTGGTATTATTGTTTAG